The Arcobacter lacus genome includes a region encoding these proteins:
- a CDS encoding OB-fold protein — translation MALIKCKECNKDISSTVKVCPHCGYKKKPSKLTYFIVIVLGIIIGSIYLTNKHGNSNIENKVQEQQQVKNLFTEIESNLFRAMIEDEIEVTADGGESSLVEMNILILPQIVTADKLQREYVKNEVKADEQYKNKILLVSGKIDNIQKDAFNNMNLKLIGGDNMFLYPTAQVEDKYTSWVASLNKGNNVKLVCKGRGFVIGTASLGNCVPYYNWLQNQNIGSKILNDYKNNPEGNTKTMINIIKVVGQKLDINGFCSTATYNKEKCLGEGIKILEKLKKEKK, via the coding sequence ATGGCATTAATAAAATGTAAAGAATGCAATAAAGACATATCATCAACTGTTAAAGTTTGTCCTCATTGTGGTTATAAAAAGAAACCAAGCAAACTTACTTACTTTATAGTTATTGTACTTGGGATAATAATAGGAAGCATATATCTAACTAACAAACATGGTAATTCAAATATAGAAAATAAAGTTCAAGAGCAGCAACAAGTAAAAAACCTATTTACTGAAATTGAGTCTAATTTATTTAGAGCCATGATTGAAGATGAAATAGAAGTAACAGCAGATGGTGGAGAGTCATCACTTGTAGAAATGAATATTTTAATATTACCTCAAATAGTCACAGCTGATAAGCTTCAAAGAGAATATGTTAAAAATGAAGTTAAGGCAGATGAACAATATAAAAATAAAATCTTATTAGTTTCTGGGAAAATTGATAACATTCAAAAAGATGCCTTTAATAATATGAACTTGAAGTTAATAGGTGGGGATAATATGTTTTTATATCCAACTGCACAAGTTGAAGACAAATATACTAGCTGGGTAGCATCACTTAATAAAGGGAATAATGTTAAATTAGTTTGTAAGGGCAGAGGATTTGTTATCGGAACTGCAAGTTTAGGTAATTGTGTTCCTTATTATAATTGGCTTCAAAATCAAAATATAGGTTCAAAAATACTAAATGATTATAAAAATAATCCAGAAGGAAATACTAAAACAATGATAAATATTATTAAAGTGGTAGGACAAAAATTAGATATAAATGGTTTTTGTAGCACAGCAACTTATAATAAAGAAAAATGCTTAGGCGAAGGAATTAAAATATTAGAAAAACTAAAAAAAGAAAAAAAATAG
- a CDS encoding thermonuclease family protein → MKVSDGDTITVLTSDKTQYKIRLNDIDAPEKKQAFGNKSKDNLAKYIAGKTVTVQYQKKDKYKRILGTIYYNNIDINLQQVKDGFAWVYKKYSKNQDYYNAEKLARENKKGLWIDKNPIAPWEFRK, encoded by the coding sequence GTGAAAGTATCTGATGGAGATACAATCACAGTTCTTACAAGCGATAAAACTCAATATAAAATTAGATTGAACGATATTGATGCTCCAGAAAAAAAACAAGCTTTTGGAAATAAATCAAAAGATAATTTAGCTAAATATATAGCTGGTAAGACTGTAACTGTTCAATATCAAAAAAAAGATAAATATAAAAGAATACTTGGAACTATCTACTATAACAATATAGATATTAATTTGCAACAAGTAAAAGATGGTTTTGCATGGGTTTATAAAAAGTATTCAAAAAATCAAGATTACTATAATGCTGAAAAACTAGCAAGGGAAAATAAAAAAGGGCTTTGGATTGATAAGAATCCAATAGCCCCTTGGGAGTTTAGGAAATAG
- a CDS encoding phage antirepressor KilAC domain-containing protein, protein MSKLEKIELIKILKTNIGTEQLNSVNSRELYEFLGINTEYSKWIQRAVEKYNFENMADYIIVKNDEKFGRPREDYIVTLDMAKELCMVSNTEKGRKVRKYFIEVEKQANKPMTIEQLLLENSKVINQLQNKVITLQDTIEVQKPKIVFADSVAQSETSILIGQFAKVISTDDFNIGQNRLFQWLRDNKYLISSGNGYNQPMQQYIDNGYFEVTERTINNPDGSTRITMTTKITGKGQVALTKKIKNSFNL, encoded by the coding sequence ATGAGTAAATTAGAGAAAATAGAATTAATCAAAATTCTAAAAACAAATATTGGAACAGAACAATTAAATTCTGTAAATAGTAGAGAACTTTATGAGTTCTTAGGTATAAATACTGAATATTCAAAATGGATACAAAGAGCAGTAGAAAAATATAATTTTGAAAATATGGCTGATTATATTATCGTCAAAAATGACGAAAAGTTTGGAAGACCAAGAGAAGATTATATAGTAACTCTTGATATGGCTAAAGAACTTTGCATGGTTTCAAATACTGAAAAAGGTAGAAAAGTTAGAAAATACTTTATTGAAGTAGAGAAACAAGCAAATAAACCTATGACTATTGAACAGTTACTTTTGGAAAATTCAAAAGTTATAAATCAATTACAAAATAAAGTTATTACACTTCAAGATACAATAGAAGTACAAAAGCCAAAGATTGTATTTGCAGATAGTGTTGCGCAAAGTGAAACATCAATATTAATAGGACAATTTGCAAAAGTAATAAGTACAGATGATTTTAATATTGGACAAAATAGACTTTTTCAATGGCTAAGAGATAATAAATATCTTATTTCAAGTGGAAACGGATACAATCAACCAATGCAACAATACATAGATAATGGTTATTTTGAAGTTACAGAAAGAACAATAAACAATCCAGATGGTAGTACAAGAATTACAATGACTACAAAGATAACTGGTAAAGGACAAGTTGCTTTAACTAAAAAAATTAAAAACTCTTTTAATTTATGA
- a CDS encoding LexA family transcriptional regulator: MGVGSNIKQILKDKKLSQKDFADMIEETTVNLNRYLNEQRNIPVSLYPLISKALNMSIDEIMGNQSLSSKLVPLIGKSSCGKPKDYDLSNYEPVSVPLDMYIDGMYAVEADGDSMAPKINDGDIVYCIPNQIIDNGKIVHYWLNGESGIKKYKINEVGTIISLLPLNPDYDIITIHCDDNYDLVMARVVGRIDKDF; this comes from the coding sequence ATGGGCGTAGGTTCTAATATTAAACAAATTTTAAAAGATAAAAAACTATCACAAAAAGATTTTGCAGATATGATAGAAGAAACAACTGTAAACTTAAATAGATATCTAAATGAACAAAGAAATATACCAGTTTCTTTATACCCTTTAATTTCTAAGGCTTTAAATATGAGCATTGATGAAATAATGGGTAATCAGTCTTTATCTTCAAAGCTAGTACCTCTTATAGGTAAATCATCTTGTGGAAAACCAAAAGATTATGATTTAAGTAATTATGAGCCTGTTTCTGTTCCACTTGATATGTACATAGATGGTATGTATGCTGTTGAAGCTGACGGTGATAGTATGGCTCCAAAAATAAATGATGGGGATATAGTATATTGCATACCAAACCAAATTATTGATAATGGTAAAATTGTACATTATTGGTTAAATGGTGAAAGTGGAATTAAAAAATATAAAATTAATGAAGTTGGAACAATAATATCTCTACTACCTTTGAACCCTGACTATGACATAATAACTATACATTGTGATGATAATTATGATTTAGTTATGGCTAGAGTAGTCGGACGAATAGACAAAGATTTTTAA
- a CDS encoding helix-turn-helix domain-containing protein: protein MKKISQEQIKKILKCELSTVSRYLTGKRAIKLSSALKVSEELKVPIEIFTDKETQVKFFGKSFLSENIQKPKQNEKV from the coding sequence ATGAAAAAAATAAGTCAAGAACAAATAAAAAAAATACTTAAGTGTGAACTTTCTACTGTTTCAAGATATTTGACTGGAAAAAGAGCAATTAAATTATCTTCTGCTTTAAAAGTTAGTGAAGAGTTAAAAGTACCAATTGAAATTTTTACAGACAAAGAAACTCAAGTTAAATTTTTTGGGAAATCTTTTCTCTCTGAAAATATACAAAAACCAAAACAAAATGAAAAGGTTTAA
- a CDS encoding DNA methyltransferase: MSKNEVPYNEFIKNKIKLKEEQGFSNIQISDINPILKDHQKAIVRWAVRQGRAAIFASFGLGKTIIQLETVRITRNYAGGYGLIVCPLGVRGEFINDAKLLNVKVKFIRSVEEVEDEKTIYLTNYETIRDGKIDPNFFTVASLDEASVLRGFGGTKTFREFMALFAGDRKTMNLRTIRESVPYRFVATATPSPNDYIELLAYSAFLGVMDVSQAKTRFFKRDSTKADKLTLHSHKEDEFWLWVSSWGLFVQKPSDLGFSDDGYSLPDMKINWVELANEENDFDYDHNGQAIMFRDSSTSLIEASREKRDSAPKRIKAAQEIIKTYTNNEQIVIWADLNYEQEETEKALKEINCDYISLYGNQTIDEREKQLNSWKAKEKRVFLSKPMMYGSGVNLQQSNKMIFLGIGFKFNDFIQAIHRIYRFLQSKEVEINIIYTEAENGVRKILEEKWMKHNKTVEKMTEIIKNYGLSNKEMFEVLERKIGVERIESSSKLYTLVHNDTVEETKNMQENSMDMILTSIPFSSQYEYSPNYCDFGHSDTNSHFFEQMDFLSPELLRVLKPGRIAAIHVKDRIVPGGLTDLGFQTVYPFHSNCINHYIKHGFAYMGMITVVTDVVRENNQTYRLGWSEVCKDGSKISCGMPEYILLFRKPQTDNTRAYADDPVVKNKSDYSRARWQTDAHGFWRSSGDRLLMPEELEKMESDKIFQTFRDRHLESIYDYEHHVKIGEHLDLKGKLPVSFMLLQPPSWNEDVWTDVARMRTLNMIQKQKGQEQHLCPLQFDIIQRLVNRFTNKGEIVFDPFSGIGSTGYISLKEDRKYRGHELNFGYWVDSCSYLKSAEDEKLLPSLFDFMGVA, from the coding sequence ATGAGTAAGAATGAAGTACCTTACAATGAATTTATAAAAAATAAAATCAAACTAAAAGAAGAACAAGGCTTTTCAAACATTCAAATAAGCGATATTAATCCAATTCTAAAAGACCATCAAAAAGCAATAGTAAGATGGGCAGTAAGACAAGGTAGAGCAGCAATATTTGCATCTTTTGGTTTAGGTAAAACAATAATACAACTTGAAACTGTAAGAATTACTAGAAATTATGCAGGTGGATATGGATTAATAGTATGCCCTTTAGGTGTTAGAGGCGAGTTTATAAATGATGCAAAATTACTAAATGTTAAAGTTAAATTTATAAGAAGTGTTGAAGAAGTAGAAGATGAAAAAACTATTTATTTAACTAATTATGAAACTATCAGAGATGGAAAAATAGATCCTAATTTCTTTACAGTTGCTAGTTTAGATGAAGCTAGTGTTTTAAGAGGATTTGGTGGAACTAAGACATTTAGAGAATTTATGGCTTTATTTGCTGGTGATAGAAAAACTATGAATTTAAGAACAATAAGAGAGTCGGTACCTTATAGATTCGTAGCTACTGCAACACCATCACCAAATGATTATATAGAACTTTTAGCATATAGTGCTTTTTTAGGTGTTATGGATGTATCACAAGCAAAAACAAGATTTTTTAAACGAGATAGTACAAAAGCTGATAAATTAACTCTTCATAGTCATAAAGAAGATGAGTTTTGGTTATGGGTAAGTTCATGGGGATTATTTGTACAGAAACCATCTGATTTGGGTTTTAGTGATGATGGATATTCATTGCCTGATATGAAAATCAACTGGGTAGAACTTGCAAATGAAGAAAATGACTTTGACTATGACCATAATGGTCAAGCTATTATGTTTAGAGACTCTTCAACTTCTTTAATTGAAGCAAGTAGAGAAAAAAGAGACTCTGCTCCTAAAAGAATTAAAGCTGCACAAGAAATAATTAAAACATATACAAACAATGAACAAATTGTTATTTGGGCTGATTTAAACTATGAACAAGAAGAAACAGAAAAAGCCTTAAAAGAGATAAATTGTGATTATATCTCTCTATATGGAAATCAAACAATAGACGAAAGAGAAAAACAATTAAACAGTTGGAAAGCTAAAGAAAAAAGAGTTTTTTTATCTAAGCCTATGATGTATGGTAGTGGTGTAAATCTTCAGCAATCAAACAAAATGATTTTTTTAGGAATTGGTTTTAAATTTAATGATTTTATACAGGCTATTCATAGAATTTATAGATTTTTACAAAGTAAAGAAGTAGAGATAAATATTATCTATACAGAAGCAGAAAATGGTGTAAGAAAAATATTAGAGGAAAAATGGATGAAACATAATAAAACAGTAGAAAAAATGACAGAAATAATCAAAAATTATGGTCTAAGTAATAAAGAAATGTTTGAAGTACTTGAAAGAAAGATAGGAGTAGAAAGAATAGAATCTAGTTCTAAATTATATACATTAGTTCATAATGATACAGTTGAAGAAACTAAAAACATGCAAGAAAATTCTATGGATATGATTTTAACTTCAATCCCTTTTTCTAGCCAATATGAGTATAGTCCTAATTATTGTGATTTTGGACATAGTGATACAAATAGCCACTTTTTTGAGCAAATGGATTTTTTAAGTCCAGAACTTTTAAGAGTTTTAAAACCTGGACGAATTGCTGCAATACATGTAAAAGATAGAATAGTACCAGGTGGACTTACTGATTTAGGTTTTCAAACAGTTTATCCATTTCATAGTAATTGTATAAACCATTATATTAAACATGGTTTTGCTTATATGGGAATGATTACAGTAGTTACAGATGTTGTAAGAGAAAATAATCAAACTTATAGATTAGGGTGGAGTGAAGTTTGCAAAGATGGAAGTAAAATATCTTGTGGTATGCCTGAGTATATATTACTTTTTAGAAAACCACAAACTGATAATACAAGAGCTTATGCAGATGATCCAGTTGTTAAAAATAAAAGTGACTATTCGAGAGCAAGATGGCAAACAGATGCACATGGTTTTTGGAGAAGTTCTGGAGATAGATTACTTATGCCAGAAGAACTTGAAAAAATGGAAAGTGATAAGATATTTCAAACTTTCAGAGATAGACATTTAGAGTCTATTTATGATTATGAACATCATGTAAAAATAGGTGAACATTTAGACTTAAAAGGTAAATTACCAGTTTCATTTATGCTTTTACAGCCACCATCTTGGAATGAAGATGTTTGGACTGATGTAGCAAGAATGAGAACTCTAAATATGATACAAAAACAAAAAGGGCAAGAACAGCATTTATGTCCTTTACAATTTGACATAATCCAAAGATTAGTTAATAGATTCACAAATAAAGGTGAGATAGTTTTTGACCCTTTTAGTGGTATAGGTAGCACTGGATATATATCTTTAAAAGAAGATAGAAAATACAGAGGACATGAATTAAATTTTGGTTATTGGGTTGATAGTTGTAGTTACTTAAAAAGTGCAGAAGATGAAAAATTGTTACCATCTTTATTTGACTTTATGGGAGTTGCATAA